The following proteins are encoded in a genomic region of Phoenix dactylifera cultivar Barhee BC4 unplaced genomic scaffold, palm_55x_up_171113_PBpolish2nd_filt_p 001372F, whole genome shotgun sequence:
- the LOC120103907 gene encoding lon protease homolog 1, mitochondrial-like translates to MGLAWTAMGGSTLYVETALVEQGEGKGALLLTGQLGDVMKESAQIAHTVARAILLQKEPDNPFFADSKLHLHVPAGATPKDGPSAGCTMITSMLSLAMKKHVKKELAMTGEVTLTGRILPIGGVKEKIIAARRSEVKTIIFPSANRRDFDELAANVKEGLEVHVVDDYNQIFELAFGSNSKPQI, encoded by the exons ATGGGTCTTGCTTGGACTGCAATGGGTGGTTCAACATTGTATGTTGAGACCGCCCTAGTGGAGCAAGGAGAAGGGAAAGGTGCACTTCTATTGACGGGTCAGCTCGGAGACGTCATGAAGGAGAGTGCGCAAATAGCTCATACCGTAGCCAGAGCAATATTGCTTCAGAAAGAACCAGACAATCCATTTTTTGCAGACTCCAAGCTCCATTTGCATGTGCCGGCTGGTGCTACCCCCAAGGATGGACCAAGTGCAGGGTGCACCATGATAACCTCAATGTTGTCTCTTGCCATGAAAAAGCATGTTAAAAAAGAACTTGCAATGACTGGTGAAGTAACATTGACAGGACGGATTCTCCCAATTGGTGGG GTAAAGGAGAAGATAATTGCTGCAAGAAGAAGTGAGGTGAAGACTATCATATTCCCATCAgctaacagaagagattttgatGAGCTTGCTGCCAATGTGAAGGAAGGCCTTGAAGTTCACGTCGTAGATGATTATAACCAAATAtttgagctggcttttggaaGCAACTCTAAGCCACAAATCTAA
- the LOC120108517 gene encoding uncharacterized protein LOC120108517 isoform X2 gives MRDLVTRPPVQLVAWKSADVVLPFQLVAWKSEDVAAFALLQCNPSASSADPHGAAALHVAPSNGNQLGASTSLTNYPPSRFLRFVPLKGLCFHKTASPDFLKQSSFSSPSALLSFLCFLFVYNPLESELINLKKEMMDEAVGLEGSVEWAEQEGTFNSWLDKVLASDGIESPRMVEEENRPRDRPKEPDSNSKRQKIGPCTDKTEEPSPLGLILRITPSFLDLIDRKLSQKKTTPLNGPTSGTSIEKQQTRNDEYNIQPTLMKWKASNFPATKLKIGCWERKSRNEGDIVAKFYYARRKLVWEIQEERLKKKIEIQWTDISATRARFIRDQPDILEVELRQQPMFFKEVNPQPRKHTNWEACSDFTSGNATTNRRHYLEFAEGTLEKHYERLLRSDHRLLTLSQKVFASHDSQFFETVNSDMQDMCMLQPKFPPISNQPSSNWCPPHLNHIDNQGSAPTHMWTFESHDPAVGANHPLSLLTPTPRVIQMNSPSSVMECLPTMNQGASSLNPMTSYLDNLALNNGNSATDSTLNRMTQLCNQDIQSLRRVDDISV, from the exons ATGAGAGACCTCGTAACTAGGCCACCTGTCCAACTGGTCGCATGGAAGTCGGCGGATGTCGTCCTTCCTTTCCAACTGGTTGCATGGAAGTCGGAGGATGTCGCCGCTTTTGCACTGCTTCAATGTAATCCGTCTGCCTCGTCAGCGGATCCGCACGGCGCCGCCGCTCTCCACGTGGCACCGTCCAATGGGAATCAACTAGGAGCTTCGACGAGCCTAACTAACTACCCCCCTTCCCGCTTCCTTCGTTTCGTTCCCTTGAAAGGACTCTGTTTCCATAAAACGGCCTCCCCAGATTTTTTGAAACAGAGCTCCTTTTCCTCCCCTTCGGctcttctctccttcctttGTTTCCTTTTCGTTTACAATCCTTTGGAGAGCGAGTTGATTAACCTAAAGaag GAGATGATGGATGAAGCTGTTGGGTTAGAAGGAAGTGTTGAATGGGCTGAGCAAGAGGGGACCTTTAATAGTTGGCTCGATAAGGTGCTTGCTTCTGATGGGATTGAGAGTCCTCGCATGGTTGAGGAAGAGAATAGACCTCGAGATAGGCCCAAAGAGCCAGACTCAAATTCCAAGAGGCAGAAG ATAGGTCCATGCACTGACAAGACAGAGGAACCCAGTCCTCTGGGTTTGATTTTACGCATAACTCCATCTTTCTTGGATCTCATTGATAGGAAGCTATCTCAAAAGAAGACCACTCCTCTTAATGGACCAACTTCGGGTACTAGTATAGAAAAACAACAGACCAGAAATGATGAATATAACATCCAACCCACATTAATGAAATGGAAGGCTTCAAATTTTCCTGCAACAAAACTCAAGATCGGCTGTTGGGAG AGGAAGTCAAGAAATGAAGGTGATATTGTAGCTAAGTTTTACTATGCTAGGCGAAAACTTGTTTGGGAGATACAAGAagaaagattgaaaaaaaagatTGAGATCCAATGGACCGATATCTCAGCAACCAGAGCACGATTCATACGGGATCAACCAGACATTCTGGAAGTTGAG TTAAGGCAGCAGCCCATGTTCTTTAAAGAGGTAAATCCTCAGCCAAGAAAGCATACTAATTGGGAAGCTTGTTCTGATTTTACCAGTGGGAATGCAACCACAAACAG GAGGCACTATCTTGAGTTTGCAGAAGGAACTTTGGAGAAACATTATGAAAGGCTTTTACGTTCTGATCATCGGCTACTTACGTTGAGTCAGAAAGTTTTTGCAAGCCATGATTCTCAGTtttttgaaaccgttaataGCGACATGCAAGATATGTGCATGCTCCAACCAAAATTTCCACCTATTTCAAATCAACCATCCAGCAACTGGTGTCCACCTCATCTGAATCATATTGACAATCAAGGGAGTGCTCCTACTCACATGTGGACCTTTGAATCTCATGATCCAGCAGTTGGTGCCAACCATCCACTTTCACTGCTGACACCAACACCCAGAGTTATACAAATGAATTCGCCAAGTTCAG TCATGGAGTGCCTACCAACTATGAATCAAGGTGCAAGTTCTTTGAATCCAATGACATCCTACTTGG ACAACCTTGCACTTAACAATGGCAACTCTGCAACAGATTCTACCCTGAACAGAATGACTCAGCTTTGCAATCAAGACATTCAAAGTTTGAGAAGGGTCGATGACATAAGCGTTTGA
- the LOC120108517 gene encoding uncharacterized protein LOC120108517 isoform X3 → MRDLVTRPPVQLVAWKSADVVLPFQLVAWKSEDVAAFALLQCNPSASSADPHGAAALHVAPSNGNQLGASTSLTNYPPSRFLRFVPLKGLCFHKTASPDFLKQSSFSSPSALLSFLCFLFVYNPLESELINLKKEMMDEAVGLEGSVEWAEQEGTFNSWLDKVLASDGIESPRMVEEENRPRDRPKEPDSNSKRQKIGPCTDKTEEPSPLGLILRITPSFLDLIDRKLSQKKTTPLNGPTSGTSIEKQQTRNDEYNIQPTLMKWKASNFPATKLKIGCWERKSRNEGDIVAKFYYARRKLVWEIQEERLKKKIEIQWTDISATRARFIRDQPDILEVELRQQPMFFKEVNPQPRKHTNWEACSDFTSGNATTNRRHYLEFAEGTLEKHYERLLRSDHRLLTLSQKVFASHDSQFFETVNSDMQDMCMLQPKFPPISNQPSSNWCPPHLNHIDNQGSAPTHMWTFESHDPAVGANHPLSLLTPTPRVIQMNSPSSVMECLPTMNQGASSLNPMTSYLDSTLNRMTQLCNQDIQSLRRVDDISV, encoded by the exons ATGAGAGACCTCGTAACTAGGCCACCTGTCCAACTGGTCGCATGGAAGTCGGCGGATGTCGTCCTTCCTTTCCAACTGGTTGCATGGAAGTCGGAGGATGTCGCCGCTTTTGCACTGCTTCAATGTAATCCGTCTGCCTCGTCAGCGGATCCGCACGGCGCCGCCGCTCTCCACGTGGCACCGTCCAATGGGAATCAACTAGGAGCTTCGACGAGCCTAACTAACTACCCCCCTTCCCGCTTCCTTCGTTTCGTTCCCTTGAAAGGACTCTGTTTCCATAAAACGGCCTCCCCAGATTTTTTGAAACAGAGCTCCTTTTCCTCCCCTTCGGctcttctctccttcctttGTTTCCTTTTCGTTTACAATCCTTTGGAGAGCGAGTTGATTAACCTAAAGaag GAGATGATGGATGAAGCTGTTGGGTTAGAAGGAAGTGTTGAATGGGCTGAGCAAGAGGGGACCTTTAATAGTTGGCTCGATAAGGTGCTTGCTTCTGATGGGATTGAGAGTCCTCGCATGGTTGAGGAAGAGAATAGACCTCGAGATAGGCCCAAAGAGCCAGACTCAAATTCCAAGAGGCAGAAG ATAGGTCCATGCACTGACAAGACAGAGGAACCCAGTCCTCTGGGTTTGATTTTACGCATAACTCCATCTTTCTTGGATCTCATTGATAGGAAGCTATCTCAAAAGAAGACCACTCCTCTTAATGGACCAACTTCGGGTACTAGTATAGAAAAACAACAGACCAGAAATGATGAATATAACATCCAACCCACATTAATGAAATGGAAGGCTTCAAATTTTCCTGCAACAAAACTCAAGATCGGCTGTTGGGAG AGGAAGTCAAGAAATGAAGGTGATATTGTAGCTAAGTTTTACTATGCTAGGCGAAAACTTGTTTGGGAGATACAAGAagaaagattgaaaaaaaagatTGAGATCCAATGGACCGATATCTCAGCAACCAGAGCACGATTCATACGGGATCAACCAGACATTCTGGAAGTTGAG TTAAGGCAGCAGCCCATGTTCTTTAAAGAGGTAAATCCTCAGCCAAGAAAGCATACTAATTGGGAAGCTTGTTCTGATTTTACCAGTGGGAATGCAACCACAAACAG GAGGCACTATCTTGAGTTTGCAGAAGGAACTTTGGAGAAACATTATGAAAGGCTTTTACGTTCTGATCATCGGCTACTTACGTTGAGTCAGAAAGTTTTTGCAAGCCATGATTCTCAGTtttttgaaaccgttaataGCGACATGCAAGATATGTGCATGCTCCAACCAAAATTTCCACCTATTTCAAATCAACCATCCAGCAACTGGTGTCCACCTCATCTGAATCATATTGACAATCAAGGGAGTGCTCCTACTCACATGTGGACCTTTGAATCTCATGATCCAGCAGTTGGTGCCAACCATCCACTTTCACTGCTGACACCAACACCCAGAGTTATACAAATGAATTCGCCAAGTTCAG TCATGGAGTGCCTACCAACTATGAATCAAGGTGCAAGTTCTTTGAATCCAATGACATCCTACTTGG ATTCTACCCTGAACAGAATGACTCAGCTTTGCAATCAAGACATTCAAAGTTTGAGAAGGGTCGATGACATAAGCGTTTGA
- the LOC120108517 gene encoding uncharacterized protein LOC120108517 isoform X1, translated as MRDLVTRPPVQLVAWKSADVVLPFQLVAWKSEDVAAFALLQCNPSASSADPHGAAALHVAPSNGNQLGASTSLTNYPPSRFLRFVPLKGLCFHKTASPDFLKQSSFSSPSALLSFLCFLFVYNPLESELINLKKEMMDEAVGLEGSVEWAEQEGTFNSWLDKVLASDGIESPRMVEEENRPRDRPKEPDSNSKRQKIGPCTDKTEEPSPLGLILRITPSFLDLIDRKLSQKKTTPLNGPTSGTSIEKQQTRNDEYNIQPTLMKWKASNFPATKLKIGCWERKSRNEGDIVAKFYYARRKLVWEIQEERLKKKIEIQWTDISATRARFIRDQPDILEVELRQQPMFFKEVNPQPRKHTNWEACSDFTSGNATTNRRHYLEFAEGTLEKHYERLLRSDHRLLTLSQKVFASHDSQFFETVNSDMQDMCMLQPKFPPISNQPSSNWCPPHLNHIDNQGSAPTHMWTFESHDPAVGANHPLSLLTPTPRVIQMNSPSSVMECLPTMNQGASSLNPMTSYLADNLALNNGNSATDSTLNRMTQLCNQDIQSLRRVDDISV; from the exons ATGAGAGACCTCGTAACTAGGCCACCTGTCCAACTGGTCGCATGGAAGTCGGCGGATGTCGTCCTTCCTTTCCAACTGGTTGCATGGAAGTCGGAGGATGTCGCCGCTTTTGCACTGCTTCAATGTAATCCGTCTGCCTCGTCAGCGGATCCGCACGGCGCCGCCGCTCTCCACGTGGCACCGTCCAATGGGAATCAACTAGGAGCTTCGACGAGCCTAACTAACTACCCCCCTTCCCGCTTCCTTCGTTTCGTTCCCTTGAAAGGACTCTGTTTCCATAAAACGGCCTCCCCAGATTTTTTGAAACAGAGCTCCTTTTCCTCCCCTTCGGctcttctctccttcctttGTTTCCTTTTCGTTTACAATCCTTTGGAGAGCGAGTTGATTAACCTAAAGaag GAGATGATGGATGAAGCTGTTGGGTTAGAAGGAAGTGTTGAATGGGCTGAGCAAGAGGGGACCTTTAATAGTTGGCTCGATAAGGTGCTTGCTTCTGATGGGATTGAGAGTCCTCGCATGGTTGAGGAAGAGAATAGACCTCGAGATAGGCCCAAAGAGCCAGACTCAAATTCCAAGAGGCAGAAG ATAGGTCCATGCACTGACAAGACAGAGGAACCCAGTCCTCTGGGTTTGATTTTACGCATAACTCCATCTTTCTTGGATCTCATTGATAGGAAGCTATCTCAAAAGAAGACCACTCCTCTTAATGGACCAACTTCGGGTACTAGTATAGAAAAACAACAGACCAGAAATGATGAATATAACATCCAACCCACATTAATGAAATGGAAGGCTTCAAATTTTCCTGCAACAAAACTCAAGATCGGCTGTTGGGAG AGGAAGTCAAGAAATGAAGGTGATATTGTAGCTAAGTTTTACTATGCTAGGCGAAAACTTGTTTGGGAGATACAAGAagaaagattgaaaaaaaagatTGAGATCCAATGGACCGATATCTCAGCAACCAGAGCACGATTCATACGGGATCAACCAGACATTCTGGAAGTTGAG TTAAGGCAGCAGCCCATGTTCTTTAAAGAGGTAAATCCTCAGCCAAGAAAGCATACTAATTGGGAAGCTTGTTCTGATTTTACCAGTGGGAATGCAACCACAAACAG GAGGCACTATCTTGAGTTTGCAGAAGGAACTTTGGAGAAACATTATGAAAGGCTTTTACGTTCTGATCATCGGCTACTTACGTTGAGTCAGAAAGTTTTTGCAAGCCATGATTCTCAGTtttttgaaaccgttaataGCGACATGCAAGATATGTGCATGCTCCAACCAAAATTTCCACCTATTTCAAATCAACCATCCAGCAACTGGTGTCCACCTCATCTGAATCATATTGACAATCAAGGGAGTGCTCCTACTCACATGTGGACCTTTGAATCTCATGATCCAGCAGTTGGTGCCAACCATCCACTTTCACTGCTGACACCAACACCCAGAGTTATACAAATGAATTCGCCAAGTTCAG TCATGGAGTGCCTACCAACTATGAATCAAGGTGCAAGTTCTTTGAATCCAATGACATCCTACTTGG CAGACAACCTTGCACTTAACAATGGCAACTCTGCAACAGATTCTACCCTGAACAGAATGACTCAGCTTTGCAATCAAGACATTCAAAGTTTGAGAAGGGTCGATGACATAAGCGTTTGA
- the LOC120108517 gene encoding uncharacterized protein LOC120108517 isoform X4, with translation MMDEAVGLEGSVEWAEQEGTFNSWLDKVLASDGIESPRMVEEENRPRDRPKEPDSNSKRQKIGPCTDKTEEPSPLGLILRITPSFLDLIDRKLSQKKTTPLNGPTSGTSIEKQQTRNDEYNIQPTLMKWKASNFPATKLKIGCWERKSRNEGDIVAKFYYARRKLVWEIQEERLKKKIEIQWTDISATRARFIRDQPDILEVELRQQPMFFKEVNPQPRKHTNWEACSDFTSGNATTNRRHYLEFAEGTLEKHYERLLRSDHRLLTLSQKVFASHDSQFFETVNSDMQDMCMLQPKFPPISNQPSSNWCPPHLNHIDNQGSAPTHMWTFESHDPAVGANHPLSLLTPTPRVIQMNSPSSVMECLPTMNQGASSLNPMTSYLADNLALNNGNSATDSTLNRMTQLCNQDIQSLRRVDDISV, from the exons ATGATGGATGAAGCTGTTGGGTTAGAAGGAAGTGTTGAATGGGCTGAGCAAGAGGGGACCTTTAATAGTTGGCTCGATAAGGTGCTTGCTTCTGATGGGATTGAGAGTCCTCGCATGGTTGAGGAAGAGAATAGACCTCGAGATAGGCCCAAAGAGCCAGACTCAAATTCCAAGAGGCAGAAG ATAGGTCCATGCACTGACAAGACAGAGGAACCCAGTCCTCTGGGTTTGATTTTACGCATAACTCCATCTTTCTTGGATCTCATTGATAGGAAGCTATCTCAAAAGAAGACCACTCCTCTTAATGGACCAACTTCGGGTACTAGTATAGAAAAACAACAGACCAGAAATGATGAATATAACATCCAACCCACATTAATGAAATGGAAGGCTTCAAATTTTCCTGCAACAAAACTCAAGATCGGCTGTTGGGAG AGGAAGTCAAGAAATGAAGGTGATATTGTAGCTAAGTTTTACTATGCTAGGCGAAAACTTGTTTGGGAGATACAAGAagaaagattgaaaaaaaagatTGAGATCCAATGGACCGATATCTCAGCAACCAGAGCACGATTCATACGGGATCAACCAGACATTCTGGAAGTTGAG TTAAGGCAGCAGCCCATGTTCTTTAAAGAGGTAAATCCTCAGCCAAGAAAGCATACTAATTGGGAAGCTTGTTCTGATTTTACCAGTGGGAATGCAACCACAAACAG GAGGCACTATCTTGAGTTTGCAGAAGGAACTTTGGAGAAACATTATGAAAGGCTTTTACGTTCTGATCATCGGCTACTTACGTTGAGTCAGAAAGTTTTTGCAAGCCATGATTCTCAGTtttttgaaaccgttaataGCGACATGCAAGATATGTGCATGCTCCAACCAAAATTTCCACCTATTTCAAATCAACCATCCAGCAACTGGTGTCCACCTCATCTGAATCATATTGACAATCAAGGGAGTGCTCCTACTCACATGTGGACCTTTGAATCTCATGATCCAGCAGTTGGTGCCAACCATCCACTTTCACTGCTGACACCAACACCCAGAGTTATACAAATGAATTCGCCAAGTTCAG TCATGGAGTGCCTACCAACTATGAATCAAGGTGCAAGTTCTTTGAATCCAATGACATCCTACTTGG CAGACAACCTTGCACTTAACAATGGCAACTCTGCAACAGATTCTACCCTGAACAGAATGACTCAGCTTTGCAATCAAGACATTCAAAGTTTGAGAAGGGTCGATGACATAAGCGTTTGA